One window from the genome of Rhodopseudomonas sp. P2A-2r encodes:
- a CDS encoding alpha/beta fold hydrolase, with protein sequence MTARDIASQDTTLETAPTRYVEGRGIRFAYRRLGPSAGTPLVLLQHFSGNIDAWDPAVVNALTADRPVIAFDNAGVGRSTGQTPDNVAAMARDAVDFIHLLGLSEVDLLGFSLGGCVAQQIAAEHGRLVRKLILVGTAPKGGEEHLLAVLREAFSQTDAPDPRLPLFFTRSSASQSSGLAFLKRAKVRKDDRDTDNGSAVTDPQAKALITWCATPDPGHAMLHAIGQPTLVVSGSHDTMLPASNAYAMFEELSNAQLVLYPDSGHGALFQHHETFVSHVQTFLEA encoded by the coding sequence ATGACTGCACGCGACATCGCGAGCCAGGACACCACGCTTGAGACGGCACCCACCCGTTACGTGGAAGGCCGCGGAATCCGCTTCGCCTATCGCCGCCTCGGCCCATCAGCCGGAACGCCGCTGGTTCTGCTGCAGCACTTCTCGGGCAACATCGACGCGTGGGATCCCGCCGTGGTCAACGCGCTCACCGCCGATCGCCCGGTGATCGCCTTCGACAATGCCGGGGTCGGCCGCTCGACCGGTCAAACGCCGGACAATGTTGCGGCGATGGCCCGAGACGCGGTCGACTTCATCCACTTGCTCGGCCTCTCCGAAGTCGACCTGCTGGGTTTTTCCCTGGGCGGCTGCGTCGCCCAGCAGATCGCTGCCGAGCACGGACGGCTGGTGCGCAAGCTCATCCTTGTCGGCACCGCGCCGAAAGGCGGAGAGGAGCACCTGTTGGCGGTTCTGCGGGAGGCGTTTTCCCAAACCGATGCGCCGGACCCCCGCCTGCCGCTGTTCTTCACGAGGTCATCCGCCAGCCAGTCGTCCGGCCTGGCATTCCTGAAGCGGGCGAAGGTGCGCAAGGACGATCGCGACACCGACAACGGCAGCGCGGTCACCGATCCGCAGGCCAAGGCGCTGATCACCTGGTGCGCCACGCCTGATCCCGGGCACGCCATGCTGCACGCCATCGGCCAGCCCACGCTGGTGGTCAGCGGCAGCCACGACACCATGCTGCCAGCAAGCAACGCCTACGCCATGTTCGAGGAGCTCAGCAACGCCCAGTTGGTGCTCTATCCCGATTCAGGACACGGCGCGCTGTTTCAGCACCACGAGACGTTCGTCAGCCACGTCCAGACCTTTCTGGAAGCGTGA
- a CDS encoding cytochrome family protein codes for MRSAKGQIVVATGVSLLICSALMFGVPARAQSPQPPKAADASAYLPSVSDLMIATIQPRHIRIWLAAKRQNWEFASYELGNLKGAFRRLSVAHPMQGNVPLQDMIASVTADPIADLEKAIKAKDLTSFAKAYDSLTEGCNSCHAALNHQEVVIKVPEGFPASTVDDLDLSPQKR; via the coding sequence ATGAGATCAGCAAAGGGGCAAATCGTCGTCGCGACAGGAGTGTCTCTCCTCATCTGCTCGGCACTAATGTTTGGCGTACCGGCACGCGCTCAAAGTCCGCAACCGCCGAAAGCGGCCGATGCATCCGCCTACCTGCCAAGCGTGAGCGATCTTATGATCGCGACAATTCAACCGCGCCATATCAGAATATGGCTTGCTGCCAAGCGTCAGAACTGGGAGTTCGCGAGCTATGAGCTCGGTAACCTGAAAGGCGCGTTCCGCCGGCTGAGCGTTGCCCACCCGATGCAGGGCAACGTACCACTACAAGACATGATTGCTTCTGTAACAGCGGATCCGATTGCCGATCTGGAAAAGGCGATCAAGGCGAAAGACCTGACCTCATTTGCCAAAGCCTATGACAGCCTTACGGAAGGATGCAATTCGTGCCATGCAGCTTTGAACCATCAAGAGGTGGTGATCAAAGTTCCGGAAGGCTTTCCAGCCTCAACTGTGGACGATCTGGACCTCTCGCCCCAGAAGCGCTGA
- a CDS encoding alpha/beta fold hydrolase has translation MAMNRRVFSAALVTSAAASLFPRLGIAASFPTVKARNVVLVHGLFADGSCWSEVIGRLQAAGLNVTSVQNPLTTLPEAVASAARVLARQDGPTVLVGHSFSGMIVTEAGVHPNVAALVYVAARAPDAGEDYTALAKTYPTPPASAGIVFDGDEGRLTEEAFLRDFAGDLPKAKAKLLYAVQQPFHKSLLEGKTTNAAWRSKPSYYAVSTNDRTINPDLERFMAKRMGARTIEVKASHLSLISHPEEITRLILEAAGQKR, from the coding sequence ATGGCGATGAACAGACGGGTGTTTTCGGCGGCGTTGGTGACGAGCGCAGCAGCTTCGCTGTTTCCCCGGTTGGGAATTGCTGCAAGCTTTCCCACCGTCAAGGCCCGCAACGTCGTGCTCGTGCACGGACTGTTCGCGGACGGCTCGTGCTGGTCGGAGGTGATCGGGCGGCTGCAGGCAGCCGGTCTCAACGTTACTTCCGTGCAAAACCCGCTGACGACGCTGCCTGAGGCAGTCGCGTCTGCCGCACGGGTGCTGGCGCGGCAGGATGGCCCGACAGTTCTGGTTGGCCATTCTTTTTCCGGCATGATCGTCACGGAAGCGGGCGTTCATCCGAACGTCGCGGCACTTGTCTATGTGGCGGCACGCGCGCCGGATGCGGGCGAGGACTATACGGCGCTTGCGAAAACCTACCCGACACCGCCGGCTTCGGCCGGGATCGTGTTCGACGGCGATGAAGGGCGCCTCACCGAGGAAGCCTTCCTGCGCGATTTCGCGGGCGATCTGCCGAAGGCAAAGGCAAAGCTGCTCTATGCAGTCCAGCAGCCGTTTCATAAATCGCTTCTCGAGGGCAAGACGACGAATGCGGCGTGGCGGTCGAAGCCGAGCTACTACGCCGTTTCCACCAATGATCGCACGATTAACCCCGACCTCGAGCGCTTCATGGCCAAGCGCATGGGCGCCAGGACGATAGAGGTCAAAGCGAGCCACCTTTCGCTGATCTCGCATCCCGAGGAGATCACGCGGCTGATTCTGGAGGCAGCAGGACAAAAGCGGTGA
- the yacG gene encoding DNA gyrase inhibitor YacG produces the protein MPAKSPEPGVKPAKPCPICGKPSVETSKPFCSERCRDVDLNRWLSNSYAIPGKPTDDEDAD, from the coding sequence ATGCCGGCTAAGTCCCCCGAACCAGGGGTAAAACCCGCCAAGCCGTGCCCAATCTGCGGCAAGCCGTCGGTGGAGACCTCCAAGCCGTTCTGTTCGGAGCGCTGCCGCGACGTCGATCTCAACCGCTGGCTGTCGAATTCCTACGCGATTCCCGGCAAGCCCACGGATGACGAAGACGCCGACTGA
- a CDS encoding DUF302 domain-containing protein, which translates to MTTEKIEVERFSLTSSKPFDAVVAALKSAVGQPDMVEFFKATRAATSFPDLERVVQGALGRTGLMLFAEFDLGAVLRRETGSRTPNSMRFVVGNPLIMKEMVKHVSDAGSYAPVTILIDERADGVHLSYDLMESYLLSYGSAEALAVARNLDAKITSLLRESAS; encoded by the coding sequence ATGACAACAGAGAAGATCGAGGTCGAACGTTTCAGCCTCACCAGTTCAAAACCATTCGACGCTGTCGTCGCCGCACTCAAGTCGGCGGTCGGTCAGCCTGACATGGTCGAATTTTTCAAGGCGACGCGGGCGGCAACGTCCTTCCCGGATCTGGAGCGCGTCGTGCAAGGCGCGCTAGGCCGCACGGGCCTTATGCTGTTCGCGGAATTCGATCTGGGTGCCGTTCTGCGTCGCGAAACCGGCTCCCGGACGCCTAACAGCATGCGGTTTGTGGTGGGCAATCCTCTCATCATGAAAGAAATGGTCAAGCACGTCTCCGATGCTGGATCCTACGCACCAGTCACGATCCTCATCGATGAACGGGCCGATGGCGTGCATCTCTCTTATGACCTGATGGAAAGCTATCTGCTGTCATATGGCAGCGCAGAAGCACTTGCTGTCGCCCGCAATCTCGATGCGAAAATCACAAGCTTGCTGCGCGAATCTGCAAGCTAA
- a CDS encoding alpha/beta hydrolase has protein sequence MRNLLLSTAAALMAGAAFAATAQSAELPKGAAHNIVLVHGAFVDQTSWKPVADILTKKGYNVTLVENPLTSLAADVDATKQALAKQSGKTVLVGHSWGGVVITQAGNDPKVSALVYVSAFAPDVGQSLATLAKSGPATEGTAAIHPDDKGNLYIDPKVFPSAVAADLPPQIAESLANHQLPLNHTAFEAPVDTAAWRDKLTFYVISTRDKVIAPEAQKFFATQMKAQTTDVAGSHASLVVHAEEVAAVIEKAALVK, from the coding sequence AAATCTTCTTTTATCGACTGCCGCCGCCCTCATGGCCGGAGCGGCATTTGCCGCCACCGCCCAGTCGGCTGAACTGCCCAAGGGGGCAGCTCACAACATTGTCCTCGTCCATGGCGCTTTTGTCGACCAGACGAGCTGGAAGCCCGTCGCCGACATCCTCACCAAGAAGGGCTACAATGTCACGCTCGTCGAGAATCCCCTCACCTCCCTTGCCGCTGACGTCGATGCTACCAAACAAGCGCTGGCGAAGCAGAGCGGCAAGACCGTTCTCGTCGGCCACTCCTGGGGCGGCGTGGTCATCACGCAGGCCGGTAACGATCCCAAGGTCTCGGCGCTGGTCTACGTCTCTGCTTTCGCGCCTGACGTCGGCCAATCTCTGGCGACCCTCGCCAAGAGCGGTCCGGCAACGGAAGGCACCGCGGCGATTCATCCTGACGACAAAGGCAATCTCTATATCGATCCCAAGGTGTTTCCTTCCGCGGTCGCGGCTGACCTGCCTCCGCAGATCGCCGAATCCCTGGCAAACCATCAGCTTCCGTTGAACCACACGGCGTTCGAGGCGCCGGTCGATACGGCCGCCTGGCGCGACAAACTGACGTTCTACGTGATCAGCACCAGGGACAAGGTAATCGCGCCCGAGGCCCAGAAGTTCTTCGCCACCCAGATGAAGGCGCAGACGACGGATGTTGCCGGCAGCCATGCTTCGCTCGTCGTTCACGCGGAGGAGGTCGCCGCGGTGATCGAAAAGGCCGCGCTCGTGAAGTGA
- a CDS encoding Maf-like protein, producing the protein MLGRPKLVLASGSPRRVSLLNQAGIEPDALRPADVDETPTRGELPRACANRLARAKADAALKSVQLDDELRGSFILAADTVVAVGRRILPKAELVDEASQCLRLLSGRNHRVYTAVCLVTPKESFRQRLIETRVRFKRLSEEDIETYIGSGEWRGKAGGYAVQGIAGSFVVKMVGSYTNIVGLPLYETVSLLGGEGFPIRFGWLNAG; encoded by the coding sequence ATGCTCGGCCGCCCCAAACTTGTTCTCGCCTCCGGTTCGCCGCGCCGCGTCAGCCTGCTCAACCAGGCCGGCATCGAGCCCGACGCCCTGCGCCCTGCCGATGTCGACGAGACGCCGACGCGGGGCGAGCTGCCACGCGCCTGCGCCAACCGCCTGGCGCGGGCCAAGGCCGACGCCGCCCTGAAATCCGTGCAGCTGGACGACGAACTGCGCGGCTCCTTCATCCTGGCCGCGGATACCGTGGTCGCGGTGGGCCGCCGCATCCTGCCCAAGGCGGAGCTGGTCGACGAGGCCTCCCAGTGCCTGCGGCTGCTGTCCGGCCGCAACCACCGGGTCTATACGGCGGTCTGCCTGGTGACCCCGAAGGAGAGCTTCCGCCAGCGCCTGATCGAGACCCGGGTGCGTTTCAAGCGGCTGTCCGAGGAAGATATCGAGACCTACATCGGCTCCGGCGAGTGGCGCGGCAAGGCCGGCGGCTACGCCGTGCAGGGCATTGCCGGCTCGTTCGTGGTCAAGATGGTCGGCTCCTACACCAATATTGTCGGTCTGCCGCTGTACGAGACCGTTTCACTGCTGGGCGGCGAAGGTTTCCCGATTCGCTTCGGGTGGCTCAATGCCGGCTAA
- the murA gene encoding UDP-N-acetylglucosamine 1-carboxyvinyltransferase, translating into MDRIRIVGGSKLNGTIPISGAKNAALPLMIAGLLSEETLILDNVPRLADVAQLQRILGNHGVDIMSAGKRPGDHEYQGQTLHISAKNIIDTTAPYELVSKMRASFWVIAPLLARMQEAKVSLPGGCAIGTRPVDLLIMALEKLGAELTIDGGYVIAKAPGGLKGAEIDFPKVTVSGTHVALMAATLAKGTTIINNAACEPEIVDVADCLNKMGARVTGAGTPRIVIEGVAKLHGARHTVLPDRIETGTYAMAVAMTGGDVQLSGARPELLQSALDVLTQAGATITVNNDGIRVSRNGAGLSPVNVSTAPFPGFPTDLQAQLMALMSCAKGSSHITETIFENRFMHVQELARFGARIHLDGETATIDGIAKLRGAPVMATDLRASVSLVIAGLAAEGETMVNRIYHLDRGFERLEEKLSACGATIERISG; encoded by the coding sequence ATGGATCGCATTCGCATCGTCGGCGGCAGCAAGCTCAATGGCACTATCCCGATCTCCGGCGCGAAAAACGCCGCTCTGCCGTTGATGATTGCGGGCCTGCTGTCCGAGGAAACGCTGATCCTCGACAATGTACCGCGGCTCGCCGACGTCGCACAGCTGCAGCGGATCCTCGGCAATCACGGCGTCGATATCATGTCGGCCGGCAAGCGCCCGGGCGACCATGAATATCAGGGCCAGACCCTGCACATTTCGGCGAAGAACATCATCGACACCACCGCACCCTATGAGCTGGTGTCGAAGATGCGGGCCAGCTTCTGGGTGATCGCGCCGCTGTTGGCGCGGATGCAAGAAGCCAAGGTGTCGCTGCCCGGCGGCTGCGCCATCGGCACCCGTCCCGTCGACCTGCTGATCATGGCGCTGGAGAAGCTCGGTGCCGAGCTGACCATCGACGGCGGCTATGTGATCGCCAAGGCGCCCGGCGGCCTTAAGGGTGCCGAGATCGATTTCCCCAAGGTCACCGTCTCCGGAACCCATGTGGCGCTGATGGCCGCGACACTGGCAAAGGGCACCACCATCATCAACAATGCCGCCTGCGAGCCCGAGATCGTCGATGTCGCCGATTGCCTGAACAAGATGGGCGCCCGGGTCACCGGCGCCGGCACGCCGCGCATCGTCATCGAAGGCGTCGCCAAGCTTCATGGCGCCCGCCACACCGTGCTGCCGGACCGCATCGAGACCGGCACCTACGCCATGGCGGTCGCGATGACCGGCGGCGACGTGCAACTGTCCGGCGCGCGGCCGGAGCTGCTGCAGTCGGCGCTCGACGTGCTGACCCAGGCCGGCGCCACCATTACGGTCAACAACGACGGTATCCGCGTGTCGCGCAACGGCGCCGGGCTCAGCCCCGTCAATGTGTCCACCGCACCGTTCCCGGGTTTTCCGACCGATTTGCAGGCCCAGCTGATGGCTCTGATGTCCTGCGCCAAGGGTTCTTCGCACATCACCGAGACGATTTTCGAGAACCGCTTCATGCATGTGCAGGAGCTGGCCCGGTTCGGCGCGCGGATTCATCTCGATGGCGAGACGGCCACCATCGACGGCATCGCCAAGCTGCGCGGCGCGCCGGTAATGGCCACCGACCTCCGCGCTTCGGTGTCGCTGGTGATCGCCGGGCTTGCGGCCGAAGGCGAGACGATGGTCAATCGCATCTATCATCTCGATCGCGGCTTTGAGCGGCTCGAGGAAAAACTGTCCGCCTGCGGCGCCACCATCGAGCGCATCAGCGGCTGA
- a CDS encoding low molecular weight phosphatase family protein encodes MAVRAPQAVLFACGQNSIRSVMAASLLQQMFPQALYVRSAGVKKGEVDPFAVAVMAELGQDISKHKPTTFEELDDWEGLNFDLIITLSPEAHHKALELTRTNAVDVEYWPTQDPTGVEGNREQRLEAYREVCDSLLLRIRKRFAKGGAASG; translated from the coding sequence ATGGCGGTGCGCGCTCCGCAGGCCGTGCTGTTCGCATGCGGCCAGAACAGCATTCGCTCGGTGATGGCGGCCAGCCTGCTGCAGCAGATGTTTCCCCAGGCCCTGTATGTGCGCTCCGCCGGCGTCAAGAAGGGCGAAGTCGATCCGTTCGCCGTGGCGGTCATGGCGGAACTCGGCCAGGACATCTCCAAGCACAAGCCGACCACCTTCGAGGAACTCGACGACTGGGAAGGCCTGAACTTCGATCTGATCATCACCCTGTCGCCGGAAGCGCATCACAAGGCGCTGGAACTGACCCGGACCAACGCCGTCGATGTGGAATACTGGCCGACCCAGGACCCGACCGGCGTCGAGGGCAACCGCGAGCAGCGCCTGGAGGCCTATCGCGAGGTCTGCGACAGCCTGCTGCTGCGGATCCGCAAGCGCTTTGCCAAAGGTGGCGCGGCGAGCGGGTAA